The DNA segment TAATTTTCCTGTTAGGCTATATTAAAAGTTGCATATGCCTTGTGTTTATTAGATCCTCAAAGATGCGTACCTTGTTAGCTCTCTCGTCTCTCTTTTTTTCAATAACCTATATATAATTTTAAGAAGTAAAATTTACACATTTAATACTGCGAACTAAATACTGCATTAATTATGCAACCGTTACTTTTTTTAAACAATCAACCGACTATATTATCTTATGCGAGATTTTACGCTGAAATTAAGTATTTAGATAGCTTCAACCAAACGACTCCGACATGTATTAGTGTTGAATATCCCACATCAGTTGGGGATGAGAGTATTGGATTCTTTATATGGTGTAATCCTCATCTTATGAGCTAGCATTTGAGATTGAGTTCGTTCCATCCCAATTCATTGTTACTCGATGTTAGACCcctattttatatttttcacgCTCCAGTTGTTAGGTCCGGGTGTGCTGAGCAATCCTTACCTCATGAGCTAGATTTtaggattgagttagacccaaattttatttattaactaGCAAAGTGGGAATTATAgtatttaaagacaaaaatgcCCTTAAAGTAAGTAATCTCTATTAAAGATATAAAAGCCCTTAAACTACATAGTAATTCCATTATTAATAATCACTGCACAACTGTTCCTACATTATAATCATCACATAACAATCtctttattactattatttataaGTAACATAAACAATATTTGCATGTATAGTCCCCGCATAATAAAATGTGAATCAAACGATGCCTAAGTTTATTGATTACAAAATGATGGCTAAGAAGTCTGCTAAAAAACATGATAAAACCAAGGATAAATTAAGCTGATCCAATATTTAGGCTATGTTTGGACTGGTCAAGATGGGCTGAACCAATAAATGGGTCAATGCCCAACCTAACCCAACTCAAAATTCACTTGGGTTAAGATGAGTTAAACACTGGGTTATAGTTATACCCCAACCAGCCCAACTTGACCCAAATTTTTACAATGTCATCAACTCTGTCTTTATCCAAATCAACAATACAAATTCAATCTTTCTCATTACAATTTTTCAAACTATAATTTAACCTGTTTGTAATTAACTTATTCTCATGAAATTGCAGCAGCAAAACAATACATTGCAAATTTTCAACATAATAATGCAACCATTTTAGAATTTGACATCACATAACTATTTATGTTGAGTTGTATGTTTTAAATTTTGTTAGTCATAAGTTTTACTAGTACTCACATATTTCtctaacaaaattaattaatgtgAAACTGATATTTAGTGAGTATTACATTATTTAATTTTACCTTATcaaattttttttaatcaaaccCAATCAGAAAAATCTATATATTTTGCTATGATTGTCTATTCTAATACTTTTCCAAAGAATAACAAAAAAATAGCTAATACTTCTAGGTCTATTTGTTTACATATTTTTTATTAGATGTGACATTAAGCATTGGTTTCTGAAACAAAAACAATATATGACAATAATATTTTCCAGTTCTTTCTAGAGTACAATTCAGTAATTAATTTTGAGTCAGTCAAATAGAAAAAGAATTATTGTTAAAAGAAATAGAGAAAGTCTAACGAAATGGGAAAAAGAGCAGAGAGATGGGCTATGCCAAAAGTTAGCCCATCAGGAAATTATATTATGCCCAACCCATGAAATATTTGGCGGGTTGGATGGGCTTGGGGCATTTTTGCCAGCCCTAACGGTAGCGGATTCATCTGAATCACTTTCGACTCTTAGTATAAATTTATGCGTAAGAATCCAGTAAAACTGTAACCAAAGATAAATGTAGCATTATAGGGGTGAGTTCAGTTGAACTAATAATTAATAGACATGAATTTATAACTTTAAAACTATAAcgggttcaatgttaaaaatttAAAAGTCGAACCTATATAGTTTAAATCTTGAACATGCCTCGACTTTAATGGTTTGGACCATTTGCGTTATTAGGTTTGAATTTCAATACTTGTAAATATTTATGTAGATTTCTTAACACAAAGTTTCTTATGATTTTGCAGCTTAAACTTGCTGAATAAACCTATGTTGCTTCCATGTGATCATGAAATTAGCCACTAATAATTGCATTATGATAAGTTGTTTATATCATACCCCTAGAGGTGCAATCCTTCGCGGGATCCTATGAGAATACAGAATCCTTTATAAATCGGGACTTTACGGATACCGTACgacttttttcttaaaaaaaactgaatttgAAAGTTAATATTTGTGGACTAGTGGGAGATGTTTAATTTAGTTCACTTTAAAGCTTTACTAGTGCATGGAAGTATGATGTGTGTGTTGGTTACCATTGCCGAATTCGTTGACAATTTTTTCCAGTTCACTATGGCATCTGCGTAAGTATTAGACACTTAATTAATGGAAATATGATGTTTTATGGGTTAATAACGCAAaaattcttttttaaatattaagtggTCGTGAGATTTAACCCAGGACCGCTGAATGTTGATTACCATGCTCAAATGTGTTACcatcttaattatctaaaaacTCAAATTATTTTAGAAAGAACATACATTTagttacttaattatgtcttaaCATTTCCATTCTCATGGCTTATGTTTTATATATTGGATGTGTAAAAATATTATACAATCGAGTCACTTATTATAAGATAATTACATGTAATTTTCTGACAAGCAATTTGTTAGAACCTAGACAAAATGGCAAGTAACCTGTTATAATAGATCAAATTACTTAATAATGTAtaaatcttttaaattatttctCTTTATGAGGCAAAGTTTGAACCACATGGGAGTTTAAAAAAGAAATGAAtacttttgaaacttatggtcTAAAACAAGTTATtttttgtgtgattataaaagtttCATATTAAGGGAAGAATACaaaatttaagttaaattatttctaaatttagaaagttGTTACTCTTTTTAAGCTAAAAGAAAATTTATCACATAAATTGGATGGTGAGAGCATATAATTATATACAACTTAAGGCTCATTTATATGCACGCATTTGTGGTTTCATATTGAAGGCAAGTTGTGTCCGCCAtcaattttctttattcttagttttgaattatttttatttttttaattgtaaaaCTTGTCTCAATTTGCCTAACAATATCAagcaaaaacataaaaaaaaaaactagtctCATATATGTTACTAGGGTTATAGTATTTAATTTACAGAGTCTACAGAATCTTgaaattaaacaataaagaaaaACCAAATGAGGAATTACAATAATAATAGCACTAGGCATTGTCATAATTATTTCTTGAAATTGTTGAAGCCCTTTGTGTCTGTATTAATTTCTGACCGAACAGAATCGCCATAGCCAATTTTCTCCATTTTTGATAGAAGATGCTATCTTTGATACGACTAATTACGTTTAGTGAAGTTTAAATAGCGATCATTATCAGCCAAAAGCATGTCAAGATTGAGAGCAGTGGAAACTGTCAAACCAACAAAAACAAGAACTGAAAGGGCTGAGAGAAGCAGCATAAGTCCAGCAGAAACAGGACCTTTCACTTGATGTGCATATTGTGCAGAGGCTAAGGCTAGGAATGTGAGAGGAAATGAGTAAGCCCACCATGCAACATTGAACTTTCTCATTGATTTCTTGAATAGTGCTGGCCTACAAACCTATATCACATCAACAAGAAAAGTCATTAGATATGTATTGTATGTAAGCAGTAACATATTCAGAATTTTAAGTTTATGGGTTTGCGATTCTATTCTTTTTGCGTTATCGGGTTCTAAATAAATATCTAATGAAAAGACAAATATAGGGTTCAGACCGAAGTTATATAGTTCGCCAGAATACGTAACCTATGGATGCCTTTGTATGTAGGATTTcctcattccattagcatattaAGATCAACTAAATTTTGAAAGAAGAGGTAATTTAATACTATAAATCAGTTATAGATAGATGTAAAAATATGGCTAGTTTCAGCCGATTATAGTGATGTAAAATTTCATTACATTGTTAGTAGATACTCCTTCCAATTTATGTGAGGATGCTTGACTCAGCACGAAGTTTAAAGTCAAATTGTTATTAAATACAGAAAGATATCATTCTTTTTGGGACtaactaaaaaggaaagagtaTCATATATATAAATTGAGACAAAAGGAGTACTACTATTTAAATCAGAGAAGAAAATCTTTTCAATTGATATCTAATGTCcatcaagatcaagcataagcaATATGATCAATAACTCATTAGCAGTTTGGTTAATTAGCATGAACAGTCAACACATTTAGAGGAAATGTAATCAAATTGCATACTGCTTGACAAAAAGAAGTTTTGAAGAAATGTATATATATGAAGGCCAACATGAAAATATTTTATACTCCCTGTCCTATTATGCGAAGCACTTTGATCGTAtcacgaagtttaagaaagaaagaaagatttttGGAACTTCTGATCTAAAATATTTACAtggctataaatcatctcatgaatgataaaatgaaaagtttataGTTCATTAtaatttctaaatataaaaattactgtTTTTTAGACAGACTAATAATGAAAGTGCATgcatcacataaattgagacaaAGGAAATACTatgattctcatcctcattttgtTTTTAAGTACTATGTACAAGACTATATATAATGTGAATAAGACTAGTACTAGATATGTCCCTAACTGTAATATAAtgcatatatagtatattttgaAGTTAATAAAAACCCAAAGAAGATGATAACTTACCAAAGAAGTGAAGAGAAATAGTGAGAGAAAAAAGAGCATTCTGCATGACATATCAAAATTCCCAGAAATAGAAGCCCAAGCTAAGCTAGCCATACTAGGAGCAGccacaaacaaaaagaaagaaggtcTAAGCATAGCAGGTAGGTTATTACTACCAGATAATCTTTGATAAAGTGTAATAAACACTACCAAATAATGTGTTAACCCTAATGTAAATATACAAACAGCACTCTCTTTCCATTCCTTTTTACTTGCAACCCAAGCACCAGTCAAATTTCCCAACACAGAAAGTTGGCTAGTTGGATTTGCAACCATTGATAAAAACCTTTTCTCAGTAGTAAACCATTGTCCATATATTTTCACATCAAGAATCCCAACCGGAACGACGAAAATCCACCAAAAAACTTGGCAAGAACCAACATGTGGAATACTAAATGGTGCTGATTGGAGTAATAAAAGCCAAGAAATCCAAGGAGCAAAGAGATAGTTTACACCAACAGGATGTAAAAACTCTGATTTAACTAATGAGAAGTGAAAAATGCACCTTAAAATGTAAAGAAAAGAGAGGATGAGAAGGGTACAAAGGGAAATCCACCATAGTAAGAGGAAAGTAGTTGAAGGGAGAGTATGAAATAAGTGGTGAAGAGTTTGTGATTTATCTAAATGTTCAATTAGAACTTTCCATAACAAGGCTTGACCACCTAAAGATAGGCTTATTCTGAAATAGCCTGCATGTAGTTTAGTCAAAAGAGAAGCAGAAGATGATTTCTTGGCAACATTTGATTTCATAGTATCATCACTTATTGTGACTTTGATTGTTGATTCAAAAACTTCTTCCCCCATTGAAATATTGGATATGTAAATTAAATTACCAAATGTAGTTCTTGCTTAGTGCTGAATGTTAGGAGAATATGGTGTACATTTGCAGAACTTAATTTAGGGCTATATATACTAACTTAAAGAGTAAAAAAGTGCACACTCATATAATCCAAGATTAGTAAAATTAAAGCAAGATATAGTGTGGGATCAGTCATGATCATTTGTGGTATATAAAGTAAACTTCCTTTGTTAGGTCACTTAGGTGTATCCTTTTAATTTAGTTGTAAAAAAACTTATAAAATACACTTGAGGAATTAAAGTTGCGTTCATTTTCAAATGGAAGTCTTAAActaaattattcatatttttatcCATTATGTgtatttgttgtttttcttttaaaatgtcacaacccaaaatctcatctcaggtgtcgtgatgacacttagtctctaagactaggtaagtcgatttcaATTTCATTTCAAGACATTTTTTTTCAATAGATAATCGAACCCCACaacgaaaataattataacaatcTCCcgagactggtaatactgagtcacgaactctaactgaatacatgtaatgatctcaaggatcgaatgtacaatactgtttgaataagaGTCTGATATCTCTAATacatggctctgcacaaaaatgtatagaagtgtagtatgagtacactacattcggtacccagtaagtatcaagactaatctcagtggagtagtgacgaggtacaatcacccgctagtctaataacatgtgcaatatagaaTACAAAAATAATGGAAAATTAATGACAGTGATAGCAACAacaatcaactagtgatgtaaacagcaagacaacaagaacatcataattattactcaaacgaataagaaatacaagtacaaccaattaaacaagtccttcaattataaatctttcacatataattctttcgaataaatatcctttgaatataaaactctttcaaataaaaatcttgcAAATAtactcctttcaaataaatatcttttgaatatagaactctttcaaataaatatctttcgaatatacttctttcaaataaatatcttttgaatataattctttcgaataaaagtcacttTGTGACACCTCGTTTCATAATTATAagatacgggtctcagcccactttcatattttcactgcacctcgtgcccatatttctgtcaacaccgcacggacaactcacgtgccaataataaaaattattatatttttccggcacctcgttcccacatttcatatcacatctgcatggatag comes from the Nicotiana tabacum cultivar K326 chromosome 14, ASM71507v2, whole genome shotgun sequence genome and includes:
- the LOC107797031 gene encoding S-type anion channel SLAH1-like, with protein sequence MGEEVFESTIKVTISDDTMKSNVAKKSSSASLLTKLHAGYFRISLSLGGQALLWKVLIEHLDKSQTLHHLFHTLPSTTFLLLWWISLCTLLILSFLYILRCIFHFSLVKSEFLHPVGVNYLFAPWISWLLLLQSAPFSIPHVGSCQVFWWIFVVPVGILDVKIYGQWFTTEKRFLSMVANPTSQLSVLGNLTGAWVASKKEWKESAVCIFTLGLTHYLVVFITLYQRLSGSNNLPAMLRPSFFLFVAAPSMASLAWASISGNFDMSCRMLFFLSLFLFTSLVCRPALFKKSMRKFNVAWWAYSFPLTFLALASAQYAHQVKGPVSAGLMLLLSALSVLVFVGLTVSTALNLDMLLADNDRYLNFTKRN